One window from the genome of Prinia subflava isolate CZ2003 ecotype Zambia chromosome 2, Cam_Psub_1.2, whole genome shotgun sequence encodes:
- the EDARADD gene encoding ectodysplasin-A receptor-associated adapter protein isoform X3, translating to MGETELAGPGPGPVPAGSALPAAGRCRKGAVRRGGGSGHVAPLAPAPPRPMAAPRDALPPADHAAKEPVEDTDPSTLSLTMTEKYPVQDTGVPKDGEYLTDQVTLEIASVNIKTLTSDSGLIQQPEDKDTENHTDESDLKKTCKENVTCSLCLFRAPTISDMLNDEDLLYTVRLKLDPCHPTVKNWRNLASKWGMTYDELCFLEQKPQSPTLEFLLRNSDRTVEQLIDLCKFYKRIDVVKVLLKWVEEEWPKRGNRTYQNDF from the exons ATGGGTGAGACCGAGCtggccggccccggccccggccccgtcCCCGCCGGGAGCGCCCTACCTGCGGCGGGGCGGTGCAGGAAGGGGGCGGTGCGGCGGGGCGGCGGTTCCGGGCACGTCGCGCCGCTCgccccggcaccgccgcgcCCCATGGCCGCTCCGCGGGACGCGCTGCCCCCAG CAGATCATGCAGCAAAAGAGCCAGTGGAGGATACGGATCCAAGCACTCTTTCTCTAACAATG ACTGAAAAATATCCTGTCCAAGATACAGGAGTACCTAAAG ATGGGGAATACCTAACAGATCAAGTTACCTTGGAAATTGCATCTGTGAACATCAAGACCCTTACGTCGGATTCTGGCCTAATTCAGCAG CCAGAAGACAAAGACACAGAAAACCATACTGACGAATCA GATCTCAAGAAGACCTGCAAGGAAAATGTCACCTGCTCCTTGTGCTTATTCCGTGCACCGACCATCAGTGACATGCTCAATGATGAGGACTTGTTGTACACAGTGAGGCTAAAGCTGGATCCCTGCCATCCAACAGTGAAAAACTGGAGAAATTTAGCAAGCAAGTGGGGGATGACTTACGATGAATTGTGTTTCCTTGAACAAAAGCCGCAAAGTCCCACCTTGGAATTCTTGCTACGGAATAGTGACCGGACTGTGGAGCAGCTGATTGATCTCTGTAAATTTTATAAGAGAATTGATGTTGTGAAAGTGCTGCTGAAATGGGTGGAGGAGGAATGGCCCAAGAGAGGGAACAGAACTTACCAGAATGATTTCTAG
- the EDARADD gene encoding ectodysplasin-A receptor-associated adapter protein isoform X2: MGETELAGPGPGPVPAGSALPAAGRCRKGAVRRGGGSGHVAPLAPAPPRPMAAPRDALPPDHAAKEPVEDTDPSTLSLTMTEKYPVQDTGVPKDGEYLTDQVTLEIASVNIKTLTSDSGLIQQPEDKDTENHTDESLSDLKKTCKENVTCSLCLFRAPTISDMLNDEDLLYTVRLKLDPCHPTVKNWRNLASKWGMTYDELCFLEQKPQSPTLEFLLRNSDRTVEQLIDLCKFYKRIDVVKVLLKWVEEEWPKRGNRTYQNDF, from the exons ATGGGTGAGACCGAGCtggccggccccggccccggccccgtcCCCGCCGGGAGCGCCCTACCTGCGGCGGGGCGGTGCAGGAAGGGGGCGGTGCGGCGGGGCGGCGGTTCCGGGCACGTCGCGCCGCTCgccccggcaccgccgcgcCCCATGGCCGCTCCGCGGGACGCGCTGCCCCCAG ATCATGCAGCAAAAGAGCCAGTGGAGGATACGGATCCAAGCACTCTTTCTCTAACAATG ACTGAAAAATATCCTGTCCAAGATACAGGAGTACCTAAAG ATGGGGAATACCTAACAGATCAAGTTACCTTGGAAATTGCATCTGTGAACATCAAGACCCTTACGTCGGATTCTGGCCTAATTCAGCAG CCAGAAGACAAAGACACAGAAAACCATACTGACGAATCACTTTCAG ATCTCAAGAAGACCTGCAAGGAAAATGTCACCTGCTCCTTGTGCTTATTCCGTGCACCGACCATCAGTGACATGCTCAATGATGAGGACTTGTTGTACACAGTGAGGCTAAAGCTGGATCCCTGCCATCCAACAGTGAAAAACTGGAGAAATTTAGCAAGCAAGTGGGGGATGACTTACGATGAATTGTGTTTCCTTGAACAAAAGCCGCAAAGTCCCACCTTGGAATTCTTGCTACGGAATAGTGACCGGACTGTGGAGCAGCTGATTGATCTCTGTAAATTTTATAAGAGAATTGATGTTGTGAAAGTGCTGCTGAAATGGGTGGAGGAGGAATGGCCCAAGAGAGGGAACAGAACTTACCAGAATGATTTCTAG
- the EDARADD gene encoding ectodysplasin-A receptor-associated adapter protein isoform X1, with translation MGETELAGPGPGPVPAGSALPAAGRCRKGAVRRGGGSGHVAPLAPAPPRPMAAPRDALPPADHAAKEPVEDTDPSTLSLTMTEKYPVQDTGVPKDGEYLTDQVTLEIASVNIKTLTSDSGLIQQPEDKDTENHTDESLSDLKKTCKENVTCSLCLFRAPTISDMLNDEDLLYTVRLKLDPCHPTVKNWRNLASKWGMTYDELCFLEQKPQSPTLEFLLRNSDRTVEQLIDLCKFYKRIDVVKVLLKWVEEEWPKRGNRTYQNDF, from the exons ATGGGTGAGACCGAGCtggccggccccggccccggccccgtcCCCGCCGGGAGCGCCCTACCTGCGGCGGGGCGGTGCAGGAAGGGGGCGGTGCGGCGGGGCGGCGGTTCCGGGCACGTCGCGCCGCTCgccccggcaccgccgcgcCCCATGGCCGCTCCGCGGGACGCGCTGCCCCCAG CAGATCATGCAGCAAAAGAGCCAGTGGAGGATACGGATCCAAGCACTCTTTCTCTAACAATG ACTGAAAAATATCCTGTCCAAGATACAGGAGTACCTAAAG ATGGGGAATACCTAACAGATCAAGTTACCTTGGAAATTGCATCTGTGAACATCAAGACCCTTACGTCGGATTCTGGCCTAATTCAGCAG CCAGAAGACAAAGACACAGAAAACCATACTGACGAATCACTTTCAG ATCTCAAGAAGACCTGCAAGGAAAATGTCACCTGCTCCTTGTGCTTATTCCGTGCACCGACCATCAGTGACATGCTCAATGATGAGGACTTGTTGTACACAGTGAGGCTAAAGCTGGATCCCTGCCATCCAACAGTGAAAAACTGGAGAAATTTAGCAAGCAAGTGGGGGATGACTTACGATGAATTGTGTTTCCTTGAACAAAAGCCGCAAAGTCCCACCTTGGAATTCTTGCTACGGAATAGTGACCGGACTGTGGAGCAGCTGATTGATCTCTGTAAATTTTATAAGAGAATTGATGTTGTGAAAGTGCTGCTGAAATGGGTGGAGGAGGAATGGCCCAAGAGAGGGAACAGAACTTACCAGAATGATTTCTAG